One region of Chryseobacterium sp. C-71 genomic DNA includes:
- a CDS encoding ATP-dependent helicase: protein MDYLKGLNESQYEAVTTLQGPLMVLAGAGSGKTRVLTMRIAHLITNGVDPFNILALTFTNKAAKEMKERIAKVVGQSNARSLWMGTFHSVFARILRSEAHYLGYPSNFTIYDQQDALNVIRKVLKDMNIDADLYKPKKVQARISNYKNNLITVKAYYNNPELMEADEKANMKFIGKIYEKYVEACYKNGSMDFDDLLLKTNELLTRFPEVLAKYQDRFRYILVDEYQDTNHSQYLIVKALASKFENICVVGDDAQSIYSFRGANIYNILNFKKDYPEAVTVSLEQNYRSTQNIVNAANVVIAKNLQQFKKNVFSENEVGEKIKVYRSLSDADEANFVAGNIWELSNREQKKFSDFAILYRTNSQTRAFEDSLRRKNIPYKVYGGLSFYQRKEVKDLIGYLRLLVNENDSEALMRIINYPTRGIGETTQNKLIVFADSQNLPVSKVLDNLGMYAPQLKFNNGVLTKLSDFWSMIKAFQVLLKTETAYSVAMEVAKRSGLIKFLKDDQTPEGISRVENVQELMNSMQGFIEEQQQIEDGDPSLPNFLENIALSADTQRKDDNEDMVSLMTIHLSKGLEFPVVHLVGLEENLFPSFMSSATREDLEEERRLFYVALTRAEKQAFFSYAVSRFQWGKITDAEPSRFLSEVDEEYIEFLNPAIEKRFINNAGITSNIFDEHPSEMKSFRKIEKKTITKTENDKPIAEPRKLKPVATAKIINPSGASSQDIEVGDKVRHDRFGIGEVKFLDGTDPQNIKAKVVFLHEGEKNLILKYAKLTKI from the coding sequence ATGGATTATCTGAAAGGACTCAACGAATCACAATATGAAGCCGTTACCACTTTACAAGGGCCTTTGATGGTGCTTGCAGGAGCAGGTTCCGGCAAAACACGTGTATTGACAATGCGTATTGCCCATTTGATTACCAATGGGGTAGATCCTTTCAATATTCTGGCATTAACCTTTACCAACAAGGCGGCAAAAGAAATGAAAGAGCGTATTGCAAAAGTTGTAGGACAAAGCAATGCGAGAAGCCTTTGGATGGGAACTTTTCACTCGGTTTTCGCAAGAATTCTGAGAAGTGAAGCGCATTATTTGGGGTATCCATCAAACTTTACGATTTACGATCAGCAGGATGCTCTGAACGTCATCAGAAAAGTGTTGAAAGACATGAATATCGATGCCGATCTATACAAACCTAAAAAAGTTCAGGCAAGAATTTCCAATTACAAAAATAACCTGATCACGGTAAAAGCATATTACAATAATCCTGAATTAATGGAAGCTGACGAAAAAGCCAACATGAAATTTATCGGAAAAATTTATGAAAAATATGTAGAAGCCTGTTATAAAAACGGCTCGATGGATTTTGATGATTTACTATTGAAAACCAATGAATTGTTGACAAGATTTCCGGAAGTTTTAGCAAAATACCAAGACAGATTCAGATATATTTTGGTAGATGAGTACCAAGATACCAACCACTCTCAATATTTGATTGTGAAAGCTTTAGCTTCTAAATTTGAAAACATTTGTGTGGTGGGAGACGATGCACAGTCGATTTACTCTTTCCGTGGTGCGAATATTTATAATATTTTAAATTTCAAAAAAGATTATCCGGAGGCAGTTACGGTTTCTTTAGAACAGAATTACCGTTCAACACAAAATATCGTAAATGCCGCAAATGTGGTGATTGCCAAAAACCTTCAGCAGTTTAAGAAAAATGTTTTCAGTGAAAATGAAGTAGGCGAAAAAATCAAGGTTTACCGTTCGCTTTCTGATGCTGATGAAGCCAATTTCGTGGCAGGAAATATTTGGGAACTAAGTAACAGAGAACAGAAGAAATTTAGTGATTTTGCGATTTTATATCGTACCAACTCTCAAACAAGAGCTTTTGAAGACTCTTTAAGAAGAAAAAATATTCCATATAAAGTATATGGAGGTTTGTCTTTCTACCAAAGGAAAGAGGTGAAAGATTTGATCGGTTACCTACGCCTTTTGGTCAACGAAAATGATTCTGAAGCTTTAATGAGAATCATCAATTATCCAACAAGAGGAATTGGTGAGACAACTCAGAATAAATTAATCGTTTTTGCCGATTCACAAAATCTTCCGGTGTCTAAAGTTTTAGATAATTTGGGAATGTATGCGCCACAATTGAAATTCAATAACGGAGTTTTAACAAAATTGAGCGATTTCTGGTCAATGATCAAAGCGTTTCAGGTTTTGCTTAAAACCGAAACCGCCTACAGTGTCGCAATGGAAGTGGCAAAGCGAAGCGGTTTGATTAAATTTTTAAAAGACGATCAGACTCCCGAAGGAATTTCCCGTGTAGAAAACGTTCAGGAATTAATGAACTCGATGCAGGGTTTTATTGAAGAACAGCAGCAAATCGAGGATGGGGATCCTAGTTTACCAAATTTCCTTGAAAATATTGCACTTTCTGCAGATACTCAAAGGAAAGATGATAATGAAGACATGGTTTCTCTGATGACGATTCACCTTTCAAAAGGTCTAGAATTTCCGGTTGTTCACTTGGTTGGGTTAGAGGAAAATCTATTCCCTAGTTTTATGAGTTCGGCAACCCGGGAAGATTTGGAAGAAGAAAGACGTTTGTTTTATGTTGCTTTAACAAGAGCTGAAAAGCAGGCATTTTTCTCGTACGCAGTTTCTCGTTTTCAGTGGGGGAAAATTACCGATGCCGAACCTTCGAGATTTTTGAGCGAAGTTGACGAAGAGTATATTGAGTTTTTAAATCCTGCAATTGAAAAGAGATTTATCAACAACGCAGGCATTACTTCGAATATTTTTGATGAGCATCCTTCTGAAATGAAAAGTTTCAGAAAAATAGAAAAGAAAACCATCACGAAAACCGAAAATGATAAGCCAATTGCTGAACCGAGAAAATTAAAACCTGTAGCTACGGCGAAAATCATCAATCCAAGTGGGGCTTCTTCGCAAGATATTGAAGTTGGAGACAAGGTAAGACATGACCGTTTCGGAATTGGTGAAGTGAAATTTTTGGATGGAACCGATCCGCAGAATATCAAAGCTAAAGTTGTTTTCTTACATGAAGGCGAGAAGAATTTGATCTTAAAGTATGCTAAGCTGACGAAGATTTAA
- a CDS encoding phospholipase D-like domain-containing protein: protein MEDIRNAKRNVKIVSPYLSPYLIKELILLHSRGLRIKLITNDKIEDFDGSEKNIHQLILQDKHVNKEEKQKRDKLIKLSENLLIVILLTIALVFLFFVSFSKIGICLFYHYYWNNVFDKKFYY, encoded by the coding sequence ATGGAAGACATCAGAAATGCAAAAAGAAATGTAAAAATTGTTTCACCTTATCTATCTCCCTATTTAATAAAAGAGCTAATTCTTTTACATTCCAGAGGTCTTCGTATCAAACTTATTACAAATGACAAGATCGAGGATTTTGATGGATCGGAAAAAAATATTCATCAGCTTATTCTTCAAGACAAACACGTTAATAAGGAAGAAAAACAAAAAAGAGACAAACTGATAAAATTATCGGAAAACTTACTAATTGTAATTTTACTAACCATTGCACTTGTTTTTCTTTTTTTTGTTTCTTTTTCAAAAATTGGAATTTGCTTATTCTATCATTATTATTGGAATAATGTTTTTGATAAGAAATTCTATTATTGA
- a CDS encoding response regulator transcription factor — protein sequence MPNATKVLVVDDSPAIVDSIEMMLDFEGFEIEKFYKGSDMLKTLNADSKPNVILMDMWLSGEDGRDICKEIKADENLKDIPVLIMSASRGLEQSALDAGADAFIAKPFDLGDMVDRLKTYAK from the coding sequence ATGCCTAACGCGACAAAAGTTTTAGTGGTAGATGACAGTCCTGCAATCGTAGATTCAATAGAGATGATGCTTGATTTTGAAGGATTTGAGATTGAAAAATTTTATAAAGGCTCAGATATGCTGAAGACATTAAATGCAGATTCTAAACCTAACGTAATTTTAATGGATATGTGGCTTTCCGGCGAAGACGGACGTGATATCTGCAAAGAAATCAAAGCCGATGAAAATTTAAAAGATATTCCGGTTTTGATTATGTCAGCGAGTCGTGGTCTGGAACAGTCAGCTTTAGATGCGGGGGCGGATGCTTTTATTGCAAAACCTTTCGACTTAGGTGATATGGTTGACAGATTGAAAACTTACGCTAAATAA
- a CDS encoding alpha/beta hydrolase, with the protein MKKLLIFLFITVILNLFFCQEYQTITNVKYYDEQTNKSDVYINERCVLDIYFPKNVKNFPTIIWFHGGGITGGEKHIPEELKNKGVAIIAVNYRLSPKVKAPKYIEDAAAATAWVFNNIKKYGGSEDLIFITGHSAGGYLASMVGLDKSYLNKYKIDANKLAGIIPFSGQMISHFTTRKEKGIEELDARIDEMAPLHFIRADAPPLLLITGDREKELLGRYEENAYMWRMMKLKGHKETLLYELDGFDHGGMAHPAFPLLLNEIKRIEKLKIQNNSK; encoded by the coding sequence ATGAAAAAACTTCTCATCTTTCTCTTTATAACAGTTATTTTAAATCTGTTTTTTTGTCAAGAATACCAAACTATCACTAATGTTAAATATTATGATGAACAGACAAATAAGTCCGATGTTTATATCAATGAAAGATGTGTTTTAGATATCTATTTTCCAAAGAATGTGAAAAATTTTCCCACCATCATTTGGTTTCATGGTGGCGGAATCACGGGTGGAGAAAAACATATTCCGGAAGAACTGAAAAATAAAGGAGTTGCTATCATTGCCGTTAATTACAGATTGTCGCCAAAAGTAAAAGCACCCAAATATATTGAAGATGCCGCTGCTGCAACAGCCTGGGTTTTCAATAATATTAAAAAATACGGCGGAAGTGAAGATCTGATTTTCATTACCGGACATTCTGCAGGAGGCTATCTTGCTTCAATGGTTGGTTTAGACAAATCTTATTTAAATAAATATAAAATTGATGCAAACAAGCTTGCCGGAATTATTCCGTTCAGCGGACAAATGATCAGTCATTTTACCACAAGAAAAGAAAAGGGAATCGAAGAGCTTGACGCCCGAATTGATGAAATGGCACCTCTTCACTTTATCCGTGCTGATGCACCGCCTTTACTTTTAATTACTGGTGATCGTGAGAAAGAACTGCTCGGAAGATATGAAGAAAACGCTTACATGTGGAGAATGATGAAGCTGAAAGGTCATAAAGAAACGCTTTTATACGAATTAGACGGTTTTGATCACGGGGGAATGGCTCATCCTGCTTTTCCTTTGCTTTTGAATGAGATTAAAAGGATTGAGAAACTGAAAATTCAAAATAATTCAAAATAA
- a CDS encoding phospholipase D-like domain-containing protein, with protein sequence MFLIRNSIIEKIKGKRIYYYTYRQLFPFKVFVSKYEDKYSSNKIYVHSKIYIIDNEIAYLGSLNFTGSGVRANHETRIRTTDSQAVKTIRDEVEDLFSTINFTAKDIQSWGSQLYNEPMN encoded by the coding sequence ATGTTTTTGATAAGAAATTCTATTATTGAGAAGATAAAAGGCAAAAGAATTTACTACTACACTTATAGACAGTTGTTTCCTTTCAAGGTTTTCGTCTCAAAATATGAAGATAAGTATTCTTCGAATAAAATTTATGTTCACAGTAAAATTTATATTATTGATAATGAAATTGCGTATTTAGGTTCACTGAATTTCACAGGAAGTGGAGTAAGAGCAAATCATGAAACAAGAATAAGGACAACCGATAGCCAGGCTGTAAAAACAATCAGAGATGAGGTTGAAGACTTATTCTCTACTATAAATTTTACTGCAAAAGATATTCAATCTTGGGGAAGTCAATTGTATAATGAGCCGATGAATTAA
- a CDS encoding carbon starvation protein A, translating to MEFLNGINALTLVFTSLLIFAIAYRFYGIYLANKVLRLNDKNTTPAVEFADGKDYVATNKNVLFGHHFAAIAAAGPLVGPVLAAQFGYLPGAIWILIGCVLGGGVHDMVVLFASVRHKGQSLATIASKEIGKTTGTVAGFAILFILILTLAGLSLACINAMHEASWSLFTVVITMPIAIIMGLIMRYRKNSVTFASILGGVLLIAGIIGGHSLMQNETMNNMFTWDITTISIAIPLYGFLASVLPVWLLLVPRDYLSTYLKIGTIIMLAIGVIVIHPTIQMPALTEFINGGGPVIGGPVLPFIFIVIACGAISGFHAVIATGTTPKMLNREKEILFVGYGAMLVEGFVALMALIAACTLMPGDYFAINTPKDTYDAFLATHPNLHGVDIDYFSERIGIDLHGRTGGAVSLAVGMAHIFNKIPYMDQLMAYWYNFAIMFEAVFILTAIDAGTRVGRFFLQEMLGSVIPKFNDKNWTPGIIISSLLFTFAWGYLVFTGNVSSIWPLFGISNQLLAACGLIVCTTMLIRLNRGKYALCSAIPGVFMAIITFWAGYIQVMDIYIPKQQYLLATLAVIAMVLMLVVFVGAFRKWYQLLQVKTSHTDFYGETVKELVER from the coding sequence ATGGAATTTCTAAATGGAATTAATGCACTGACCTTGGTGTTTACATCACTCCTCATCTTTGCAATTGCTTACCGTTTTTACGGAATTTATTTAGCAAACAAAGTTCTTCGTCTAAATGACAAAAACACAACTCCGGCAGTCGAGTTTGCAGACGGAAAAGATTACGTCGCAACCAATAAAAATGTACTCTTCGGGCATCACTTTGCAGCAATTGCTGCGGCTGGGCCATTAGTTGGCCCAGTATTGGCGGCACAATTTGGTTATCTTCCCGGAGCTATCTGGATTTTGATCGGCTGCGTTTTGGGAGGCGGAGTTCACGATATGGTAGTACTCTTCGCATCGGTAAGACATAAAGGACAAAGTTTGGCGACCATCGCATCCAAAGAAATTGGTAAAACTACCGGAACTGTCGCAGGTTTTGCGATTTTATTTATTTTAATTTTAACACTCGCAGGACTTTCATTAGCATGTATCAATGCGATGCATGAAGCTTCCTGGTCATTATTTACAGTTGTCATTACCATGCCGATTGCGATTATCATGGGATTGATCATGCGTTACAGAAAAAACTCAGTGACTTTCGCTAGTATTCTGGGTGGTGTTCTTTTGATTGCAGGAATCATTGGCGGACATAGCTTGATGCAAAATGAAACCATGAATAATATGTTTACTTGGGACATTACTACCATTTCAATTGCGATTCCTTTATATGGATTTCTGGCTTCTGTTCTTCCGGTTTGGTTGCTGTTGGTACCAAGAGACTATCTTTCAACCTATTTAAAAATCGGAACGATTATCATGTTGGCGATTGGCGTGATTGTGATTCACCCGACGATTCAAATGCCTGCTTTAACTGAATTTATCAACGGTGGCGGTCCTGTTATTGGCGGTCCTGTTTTACCATTTATCTTCATTGTCATTGCATGTGGAGCGATTTCAGGATTTCACGCCGTAATTGCGACGGGTACAACTCCAAAAATGCTGAACAGAGAAAAAGAAATTCTATTTGTAGGTTACGGAGCAATGCTTGTCGAAGGTTTCGTGGCATTGATGGCTTTAATTGCCGCTTGTACCTTGATGCCCGGAGATTACTTTGCCATTAACACCCCAAAAGATACCTATGATGCTTTTCTGGCAACACATCCGAACTTACACGGTGTTGACATCGATTATTTCTCAGAAAGAATTGGGATTGATTTGCATGGAAGAACAGGAGGTGCCGTTTCACTGGCTGTCGGAATGGCGCATATTTTCAATAAAATTCCATACATGGATCAGCTCATGGCATATTGGTACAACTTTGCAATTATGTTTGAAGCGGTATTTATTTTGACCGCAATCGATGCTGGAACGAGAGTTGGAAGATTCTTTCTACAGGAAATGCTGGGATCTGTTATTCCTAAATTTAATGATAAAAACTGGACTCCGGGAATTATCATCAGCAGTTTGCTCTTCACATTTGCCTGGGGATACTTGGTTTTCACCGGAAACGTAAGCAGCATCTGGCCGCTCTTCGGGATTAGTAATCAATTACTTGCCGCTTGTGGTTTGATTGTCTGCACGACAATGCTCATTCGTCTTAACAGAGGAAAATATGCGCTTTGCTCTGCAATTCCGGGAGTTTTCATGGCGATTATTACTTTTTGGGCAGGCTATATTCAGGTGATGGATATTTATATTCCCAAACAGCAATATTTATTGGCAACTTTAGCTGTAATAGCAATGGTTCTGATGCTTGTGGTTTTTGTGGGAGCATTTAGAAAATGGTATCAATTATTACAAGTGAAAACTTCACACACAGATTTCTATGGTGAAACTGTAAAGGAACTGGTGGAAAGGTAA